From Methylophaga thalassica:
CTCAGCCCAGGAAAGGGATGAATGTGCAAAACGGAAAGCCCAACAACAATAACGCATATTGAGGAGAGCTAAATATGTTAGCGCCGTTAAAAGTCAAAGATCATATGAATGGTACTAAAATTACCTTCACACCGGATATGGATATTCTGCGGGCGATCAATCAATTGGTAGAGTTCAAGTTATCTGGTGCTCCTGTCATCGATCATCATGGCAACCTGATTGGCTTTTTATCTGAAAAAGATTGTATGAAAGTAGCTTTAAATGCAGCTTATCAAGGGGAAGCTGCAGGACAAGTTGGCGAGTTTATGAACACAACATGTGCAACAGTTGATGTTGATGACTCTATTATCGATGTTGCTCAGACATTTCTCAGTACTGCATATAAGTGTTTACCTGTCATCAAAGATAATCGTTTAGTTGGTTCAATAACACGTCAGAATATTCTACGTGCATTGCAAACCTCCTCAAATATCGAGAGCAGCAAGAAACCTGCAAAGCAATCAACTAAACAACAGATTCACGTTACGACAAAATAAACAC
This genomic window contains:
- a CDS encoding CBS domain-containing protein — protein: MLAPLKVKDHMNGTKITFTPDMDILRAINQLVEFKLSGAPVIDHHGNLIGFLSEKDCMKVALNAAYQGEAAGQVGEFMNTTCATVDVDDSIIDVAQTFLSTAYKCLPVIKDNRLVGSITRQNILRALQTSSNIESSKKPAKQSTKQQIHVTTK